A genomic stretch from Penaeus vannamei isolate JL-2024 chromosome 6, ASM4276789v1, whole genome shotgun sequence includes:
- the Asap gene encoding arfGAP with SH3 domain, ANK repeat and PH domain-containing protein isoform X7 has product MPEFISVSDYITEVHDDISSPPTSNFVSKMPLCRQTVNDLEEVLDKDREGLSRMKKVVKSLGANGQAYVGSEVDMSDALKRLGEIGGRPEDKNLSEAFHKFAVVIREHSQLLQQLIINQRNNLLHPLDGVLKGDLKGVKGDLKQPFDKAAKVYDAKFAKIEKDKKAQAKEAGFFKVEVDAAEVAEEMSKERKMFQLQMCDYLIKVNEIKTKKGVDFLQKLVEYYHAYCKYFEEGMKTWAHFGTYVTELSEKLRDVRHRQEEERRRLLATRKIISSSLSAEAKTEVGVAPPGYSLHQKQGNKIHGTNKIGYLYKKSEGKMRKVWQKRRCEVRDSILCIHHSDETKPPVTVPLLTCQVKASMDDRKCFDLVSYNRTYHLMGEDEVEASAWMSVLLNSKEGALQKALCDDTPGPSPADSGFRELQQRIISYVRGLPGNNLCCDCGGTNDVTWLSTNYGIMVCIECSGIHRDLGVHVSRIQSLTLDKVGTAQLLLARHMTNNSFNEVTEATSPRKPEPTSTMDERREFIQSKYVRRAFVQPTTENPEDLLGQLREVIDKNDLYGLLRVYFQGADLGMPLSPLGECALHVAIYQENGASLPLVDFLVQNSHSLDRQTKEGNTPLHYCVIYNKPECMRLLLRVGANPSIENNNGKNPQDIANERNCRLMADMLSQAQQQKKTMFENVEYEWNLSDDNLTDVSDDDENFKQNGMSTPEKKSRGRPVSMPGSGSPGCQRSADHCGLGDHRGLGDYRGSEHRTSSSRWRAQPPLPPPVTSKPILPLSGNLPETLQKRPAPKPPTGVSHPSSFYSTRYSSHSRTPSDPMLGPSPYHPGLPHNNNNNNSGGGGSLGGMGHKRSPSTDSSSTSDGRLLDTDTSPSSSPQESPNTFINGRSTESLSSLVSDDPRPPPRRRMGSVRQRRCQALYDCDADLDDELSFTEGEIIIVLKAETEDGDWMEGMIEGQPNRRGKVPINFVHMLTD; this is encoded by the exons GTGCTGGATAAGGACCGGGAAGGACTGTCCCGGATGAAGAAAGTCGTCAAGAGCCTGGGAGCGAACGGCCAAG CTTATGTGGGCTCAGAGGTGGACATGAGTGATGCTCTCAAGAGGCTGGGTGAGATTGGAGGGCGGCCGGAGGACAAGAACCTGAGCGAGGCTTTCCACAAGTTCGCAGTCGTCATCAGGGAACACTCTCAACTCCTGCAGCAGCTG ATCATAAATCAGCGCAACAATTTGCTCCACCCTCTCGATGGCGTTCTGAAGGGTGACCTCAAGGGTGTGAAGGGTGACTTGAAACAACCCTTTGATAAAGCAGCCAAGGTTTATGATGCAAAATTTGCAAAaatagagaaggataaaaaggcaCAG GCAAAAGAAGCTGGTTTCTTCAAAGTAGAAGTCGATGCTGCAGAAGTTGCTGAGGAgatgagtaaagaaagaaaaatgtttcaGCTTCAGATGTGTGAT taCTTGATAAAAGTCAATGAGATCAAGACAAAGAAAGGAGTTGATTTCTTACAAAAGCTGGTAGAATACTACCATGCATATTGCAA ATATTttgaggaaggaatgaagacTTGGGCACACTTTGGCACATATGTAACAGAGCTGAGTGAAAAGCTGCGTGATGTAAGACACAGACAAGAGGAGGAACGGCGTCGTCTGCTTGCAACTAGGAAGATTATCAGCAGTTCCCTTTCAGCAGAAGCTAAAACAGAA GTTGGAGTTGCACCACCAGGGTATTCTTTGCATCAGAAGCAGGGTAACAAAATTCATGGCACAAACAAGATTGGTTATTTGTACAAAAAATCTGAAG GTAAGATGCGCAAAGTGTGGCAGAAGAGGCGTTGTGAAGTGCGTGATAGTATCCTTTGCATCCACCACTCCGATGAAACTAAACCACCTGTTACTGTACCTCTGCTCACATGTCAAGTCAAAGCCAGCATGGATGATCGCAAATGTTTTGATCTAGTATCCT ATAATCGGACATACCACCTCATGGGGGAGGATGAAGTAGAAGCGAGTGCATGGATGTCAGTTCTTCTCAACAGTAAAGAAG GTGCACTGCAGAAAGCATTGTGTGATGATACTCCAGGACCATCCCCAGCAGATTCAGGCTTCCGAGAATTACAACAGCGAATTATATCTTATGTCAGGGGCCTACCTGGAAATAATTTGTGCTGTGATTGCGGTGGAACTAATg ATGTCACCTGGCTTTCTACAAACTATGGCATTATGGTCTGCATTGAATGTTCTGGAATTCATCGTGATCTTGGAGTCCATGTTTCTAGAATACAAAGCTTAACCTTAGATaag GTGGGGACAGCACAGTTACTCCTTGCTCGGCACATGACAAACAACTCTTTCAATGAAGTGACAGAAGCTACATCACCAAGAAAGCCAGAACCTACAAGCACTAT ggatgagagaagggaattCATCCAGTCCAAATATGTGCGAAGGGCTTTTGTCCAACCAACCACAGAAAACCCTGAGGATCTTTTGGGGCAGTTGCGAGAAGTAATTGATAAAAATGACCTTTATGGCCTCCTACGTGTATACTTTCAG GGTGCTGACTTAGGAATGCCTTTATCACCATTGGGAGAATGTGCTCTACATGTAGCCATCTATCAAGAAAATGGTGCCTCACTTCCCCTGGTAGATTTCTTGGTACAGAATAGTCATTCTCTGGATCGTCAGACTAAGGAAGGAAATACTCCCTTACATTATTGTGTCATCTACAACAAACCAGAGTGTATGCGATTGTTGCTCAGAGTTGGTGCCAATCCTAGTATAGAGAATAACAATGGCAAGAATCCACAAGATATTGCTAATGAACGCAACTGCAGGCTCATGGCAGATATG CTCAGTCAGGCTCAACAGCAGAAAAAGACCATGTTTGAAAATGTGGAATATGAGTGGAATCTCTCAGATGACAATTTGACAGATGTctcagatgatgatgaaaatttcaAA CAGAATGGTATGTCAACTCCTGAGAAAAAGAGCAGAGGAAGACCAGTCAGCATGCCAGGGTCAGGCTCTCCTGGGTGCCAGCGAAGTGCTGACCACTGTGGCCTGGGAGATCACCGTGGTTTAGGGGACTACCGAGGCAGTGAGCATCGGACTTCCTCATCTCGCTGGAGAGCTCAGCCACCTCTGCCACCTCCAGTGACCAGTAAACCAATAT TGCCTCTCAGTGGTAACCTGCCAGAGACACTCCAGAAGCGGCCAGCACCTAAACCCCCCACTGGTGTATCCCACCCCTCATCCTTCTACTCCACACGCTACTCAAGTCACTCCCGCACGCCCTCTGACCCTATGCTGGGACCCTCGCCTTACCACCCAGGCCTgcctcacaacaacaacaacaacaacagtggaggGGGTGGTAGCCTTGGGGGAATGGGGCACAAGAGGAGCCCATCAACTGATTCTA GTAGCACAAGTGATGGCAGATTATTGGACACAGACacatctccttcatcatctcctcAAGAGTCTCCAAATACGTTCATTAATGGAAGATCCACAGAATCTCTGTCTTCTCTTGTCTCAGATGACCCACGTCCTCCCCCAAGAAGG AGAATGGGTTCGGTGCGTCAGCGAAGATGTCAGGCACTTTATGACTGTGATGCAGATTTAGATGATGAGTTGAGCTTCACTGAGGGTGAGATAATAATTGTGTTGAAAGCAGAAACAGAAGATGGAGATTGGATGGAAGGCATGATAGAAGGCCAGCCCAACCGACGAGGAAAAGTGCCCATAAATTTTGTTCACATGTTGACTGACTAG
- the Asap gene encoding arfGAP with SH3 domain, ANK repeat and PH domain-containing protein isoform X3, giving the protein MPEFISVSDYITEVHDDISSPPTSNFVSKMPLCRQTVNDLEEVLDKDREGLSRMKKVVKSLGANGQAYVGSEVDMSDALKRLGEIGGRPEDKNLSEAFHKFAVVIREHSQLLQQLIINQRNNLLHPLDGVLKGDLKGVKGDLKQPFDKAAKVYDAKFAKIEKDKKAQAKEAGFFKVEVDAAEVAEEMSKERKMFQLQMCDYLIKVNEIKTKKGVDFLQKLVEYYHAYCKYFEEGMKTWAHFGTYVTELSEKLRDVRHRQEEERRRLLATRKIISSSLSAEAKTEVGVAPPGYSLHQKQGNKIHGTNKIGYLYKKSEGKMRKVWQKRRCEVRDSILCIHHSDETKPPVTVPLLTCQVKASMDDRKCFDLVSYNRTYHLMGEDEVEASAWMSVLLNSKEGALQKALCDDTPGPSPADSGFRELQQRIISYVRGLPGNNLCCDCGGTNDVTWLSTNYGIMVCIECSGIHRDLGVHVSRIQSLTLDKVGTAQLLLARHMTNNSFNEVTEATSPRKPEPTSTMDERREFIQSKYVRRAFVQPTTENPEDLLGQLREVIDKNDLYGLLRVYFQGADLGMPLSPLGECALHVAIYQENGASLPLVDFLVQNSHSLDRQTKEGNTPLHYCVIYNKPECMRLLLRVGANPSIENNNGKNPQDIANERNCRLMADMLSQAQQQKKTMFENVEYEWNLSDDNLTDVSDDDENFKQNGMSTPEKKSRGRPVSMPGSGSPGCQRSADHCGLGDHRGLGDYRGSEHRTSSSRWRAQPPLPPPVTSKPILPLSGNLPETLQKRPAPKPPTGVSHPSSFYSTRYSSHSRTPSDPMLGPSPYHPGLPHNNNNNNSGGGGSLGGMGHKRSPSTDSSNSVFYPQPSSSSNTTTTSSGATRFSLSHNLPPEAKSGSTSDGRLLDTDTSPSSSPQESPNTFINGRSTESLSSLVSDDPRPPPRRRMGSVRQRRCQALYDCDADLDDELSFTEGEIIIVLKAETEDGDWMEGMIEGQPNRRGKVPINFVHMLTD; this is encoded by the exons GTGCTGGATAAGGACCGGGAAGGACTGTCCCGGATGAAGAAAGTCGTCAAGAGCCTGGGAGCGAACGGCCAAG CTTATGTGGGCTCAGAGGTGGACATGAGTGATGCTCTCAAGAGGCTGGGTGAGATTGGAGGGCGGCCGGAGGACAAGAACCTGAGCGAGGCTTTCCACAAGTTCGCAGTCGTCATCAGGGAACACTCTCAACTCCTGCAGCAGCTG ATCATAAATCAGCGCAACAATTTGCTCCACCCTCTCGATGGCGTTCTGAAGGGTGACCTCAAGGGTGTGAAGGGTGACTTGAAACAACCCTTTGATAAAGCAGCCAAGGTTTATGATGCAAAATTTGCAAAaatagagaaggataaaaaggcaCAG GCAAAAGAAGCTGGTTTCTTCAAAGTAGAAGTCGATGCTGCAGAAGTTGCTGAGGAgatgagtaaagaaagaaaaatgtttcaGCTTCAGATGTGTGAT taCTTGATAAAAGTCAATGAGATCAAGACAAAGAAAGGAGTTGATTTCTTACAAAAGCTGGTAGAATACTACCATGCATATTGCAA ATATTttgaggaaggaatgaagacTTGGGCACACTTTGGCACATATGTAACAGAGCTGAGTGAAAAGCTGCGTGATGTAAGACACAGACAAGAGGAGGAACGGCGTCGTCTGCTTGCAACTAGGAAGATTATCAGCAGTTCCCTTTCAGCAGAAGCTAAAACAGAA GTTGGAGTTGCACCACCAGGGTATTCTTTGCATCAGAAGCAGGGTAACAAAATTCATGGCACAAACAAGATTGGTTATTTGTACAAAAAATCTGAAG GTAAGATGCGCAAAGTGTGGCAGAAGAGGCGTTGTGAAGTGCGTGATAGTATCCTTTGCATCCACCACTCCGATGAAACTAAACCACCTGTTACTGTACCTCTGCTCACATGTCAAGTCAAAGCCAGCATGGATGATCGCAAATGTTTTGATCTAGTATCCT ATAATCGGACATACCACCTCATGGGGGAGGATGAAGTAGAAGCGAGTGCATGGATGTCAGTTCTTCTCAACAGTAAAGAAG GTGCACTGCAGAAAGCATTGTGTGATGATACTCCAGGACCATCCCCAGCAGATTCAGGCTTCCGAGAATTACAACAGCGAATTATATCTTATGTCAGGGGCCTACCTGGAAATAATTTGTGCTGTGATTGCGGTGGAACTAATg ATGTCACCTGGCTTTCTACAAACTATGGCATTATGGTCTGCATTGAATGTTCTGGAATTCATCGTGATCTTGGAGTCCATGTTTCTAGAATACAAAGCTTAACCTTAGATaag GTGGGGACAGCACAGTTACTCCTTGCTCGGCACATGACAAACAACTCTTTCAATGAAGTGACAGAAGCTACATCACCAAGAAAGCCAGAACCTACAAGCACTAT ggatgagagaagggaattCATCCAGTCCAAATATGTGCGAAGGGCTTTTGTCCAACCAACCACAGAAAACCCTGAGGATCTTTTGGGGCAGTTGCGAGAAGTAATTGATAAAAATGACCTTTATGGCCTCCTACGTGTATACTTTCAG GGTGCTGACTTAGGAATGCCTTTATCACCATTGGGAGAATGTGCTCTACATGTAGCCATCTATCAAGAAAATGGTGCCTCACTTCCCCTGGTAGATTTCTTGGTACAGAATAGTCATTCTCTGGATCGTCAGACTAAGGAAGGAAATACTCCCTTACATTATTGTGTCATCTACAACAAACCAGAGTGTATGCGATTGTTGCTCAGAGTTGGTGCCAATCCTAGTATAGAGAATAACAATGGCAAGAATCCACAAGATATTGCTAATGAACGCAACTGCAGGCTCATGGCAGATATG CTCAGTCAGGCTCAACAGCAGAAAAAGACCATGTTTGAAAATGTGGAATATGAGTGGAATCTCTCAGATGACAATTTGACAGATGTctcagatgatgatgaaaatttcaAA CAGAATGGTATGTCAACTCCTGAGAAAAAGAGCAGAGGAAGACCAGTCAGCATGCCAGGGTCAGGCTCTCCTGGGTGCCAGCGAAGTGCTGACCACTGTGGCCTGGGAGATCACCGTGGTTTAGGGGACTACCGAGGCAGTGAGCATCGGACTTCCTCATCTCGCTGGAGAGCTCAGCCACCTCTGCCACCTCCAGTGACCAGTAAACCAATAT TGCCTCTCAGTGGTAACCTGCCAGAGACACTCCAGAAGCGGCCAGCACCTAAACCCCCCACTGGTGTATCCCACCCCTCATCCTTCTACTCCACACGCTACTCAAGTCACTCCCGCACGCCCTCTGACCCTATGCTGGGACCCTCGCCTTACCACCCAGGCCTgcctcacaacaacaacaacaacaacagtggaggGGGTGGTAGCCTTGGGGGAATGGGGCACAAGAGGAGCCCATCAACTGATTCTAGTAATAGTGTGTTCTACCCtcaaccttcttcttcttccaacaccaccactacttcCTCTGGGGCTACACgcttctctctttcacataaCTTGCCCCCTGAGGCTAAGTCAG GTAGCACAAGTGATGGCAGATTATTGGACACAGACacatctccttcatcatctcctcAAGAGTCTCCAAATACGTTCATTAATGGAAGATCCACAGAATCTCTGTCTTCTCTTGTCTCAGATGACCCACGTCCTCCCCCAAGAAGG AGAATGGGTTCGGTGCGTCAGCGAAGATGTCAGGCACTTTATGACTGTGATGCAGATTTAGATGATGAGTTGAGCTTCACTGAGGGTGAGATAATAATTGTGTTGAAAGCAGAAACAGAAGATGGAGATTGGATGGAAGGCATGATAGAAGGCCAGCCCAACCGACGAGGAAAAGTGCCCATAAATTTTGTTCACATGTTGACTGACTAG
- the Asap gene encoding arfGAP with SH3 domain, ANK repeat and PH domain-containing protein isoform X4 has product MPEFISVSDYITEVHDDISSPPTSNFVSKMPLCRQTVNDLEEVLDKDREGLSRMKKVVKSLGANGQAYVGSEVDMSDALKRLGEIGGRPEDKNLSEAFHKFAVVIREHSQLLQQLIINQRNNLLHPLDGVLKGDLKGVKGDLKQPFDKAAKVYDAKFAKIEKDKKAQAKEAGFFKVEVDAAEVAEEMSKERKMFQLQMCDYLIKVNEIKTKKGVDFLQKLVEYYHAYCKYFEEGMKTWAHFGTYVTELSEKLRDVRHRQEEERRRLLATRKIISSSLSAEAKTEVGVAPPGYSLHQKQGNKIHGTNKIGYLYKKSEGKMRKVWQKRRCEVRDSILCIHHSDETKPPVTVPLLTCQVKASMDDRKCFDLVSYNRTYHLMGEDEVEASAWMSVLLNSKEGALQKALCDDTPGPSPADSGFRELQQRIISYVRGLPGNNLCCDCGGTNDVTWLSTNYGIMVCIECSGIHRDLGVHVSRIQSLTLDKVGTAQLLLARHMTNNSFNEVTEATSPRKPEPTSTMDERREFIQSKYVRRAFVQPTTENPEDLLGQLREVIDKNDLYGLLRVYFQGADLGMPLSPLGECALHVAIYQENGASLPLVDFLVQNSHSLDRQTKEGNTPLHYCVIYNKPECMRLLLRVGANPSIENNNGKNPQDIANERNCRLMADMLSQAQQQKKTMFENVEYEWNLSDDNLTDVSDDDENFKNGMSTPEKKSRGRPVSMPGSGSPGCQRSADHCGLGDHRGLGDYRGSEHRTSSSRWRAQPPLPPPVTSKPILPLSGNLPETLQKRPAPKPPTGVSHPSSFYSTRYSSHSRTPSDPMLGPSPYHPGLPHNNNNNNSGGGGSLGGMGHKRSPSTDSSNSVFYPQPSSSSNTTTTSSGATRFSLSHNLPPEAKSGSTSDGRLLDTDTSPSSSPQESPNTFINGRSTESLSSLVSDDPRPPPRRRMGSVRQRRCQALYDCDADLDDELSFTEGEIIIVLKAETEDGDWMEGMIEGQPNRRGKVPINFVHMLTD; this is encoded by the exons GTGCTGGATAAGGACCGGGAAGGACTGTCCCGGATGAAGAAAGTCGTCAAGAGCCTGGGAGCGAACGGCCAAG CTTATGTGGGCTCAGAGGTGGACATGAGTGATGCTCTCAAGAGGCTGGGTGAGATTGGAGGGCGGCCGGAGGACAAGAACCTGAGCGAGGCTTTCCACAAGTTCGCAGTCGTCATCAGGGAACACTCTCAACTCCTGCAGCAGCTG ATCATAAATCAGCGCAACAATTTGCTCCACCCTCTCGATGGCGTTCTGAAGGGTGACCTCAAGGGTGTGAAGGGTGACTTGAAACAACCCTTTGATAAAGCAGCCAAGGTTTATGATGCAAAATTTGCAAAaatagagaaggataaaaaggcaCAG GCAAAAGAAGCTGGTTTCTTCAAAGTAGAAGTCGATGCTGCAGAAGTTGCTGAGGAgatgagtaaagaaagaaaaatgtttcaGCTTCAGATGTGTGAT taCTTGATAAAAGTCAATGAGATCAAGACAAAGAAAGGAGTTGATTTCTTACAAAAGCTGGTAGAATACTACCATGCATATTGCAA ATATTttgaggaaggaatgaagacTTGGGCACACTTTGGCACATATGTAACAGAGCTGAGTGAAAAGCTGCGTGATGTAAGACACAGACAAGAGGAGGAACGGCGTCGTCTGCTTGCAACTAGGAAGATTATCAGCAGTTCCCTTTCAGCAGAAGCTAAAACAGAA GTTGGAGTTGCACCACCAGGGTATTCTTTGCATCAGAAGCAGGGTAACAAAATTCATGGCACAAACAAGATTGGTTATTTGTACAAAAAATCTGAAG GTAAGATGCGCAAAGTGTGGCAGAAGAGGCGTTGTGAAGTGCGTGATAGTATCCTTTGCATCCACCACTCCGATGAAACTAAACCACCTGTTACTGTACCTCTGCTCACATGTCAAGTCAAAGCCAGCATGGATGATCGCAAATGTTTTGATCTAGTATCCT ATAATCGGACATACCACCTCATGGGGGAGGATGAAGTAGAAGCGAGTGCATGGATGTCAGTTCTTCTCAACAGTAAAGAAG GTGCACTGCAGAAAGCATTGTGTGATGATACTCCAGGACCATCCCCAGCAGATTCAGGCTTCCGAGAATTACAACAGCGAATTATATCTTATGTCAGGGGCCTACCTGGAAATAATTTGTGCTGTGATTGCGGTGGAACTAATg ATGTCACCTGGCTTTCTACAAACTATGGCATTATGGTCTGCATTGAATGTTCTGGAATTCATCGTGATCTTGGAGTCCATGTTTCTAGAATACAAAGCTTAACCTTAGATaag GTGGGGACAGCACAGTTACTCCTTGCTCGGCACATGACAAACAACTCTTTCAATGAAGTGACAGAAGCTACATCACCAAGAAAGCCAGAACCTACAAGCACTAT ggatgagagaagggaattCATCCAGTCCAAATATGTGCGAAGGGCTTTTGTCCAACCAACCACAGAAAACCCTGAGGATCTTTTGGGGCAGTTGCGAGAAGTAATTGATAAAAATGACCTTTATGGCCTCCTACGTGTATACTTTCAG GGTGCTGACTTAGGAATGCCTTTATCACCATTGGGAGAATGTGCTCTACATGTAGCCATCTATCAAGAAAATGGTGCCTCACTTCCCCTGGTAGATTTCTTGGTACAGAATAGTCATTCTCTGGATCGTCAGACTAAGGAAGGAAATACTCCCTTACATTATTGTGTCATCTACAACAAACCAGAGTGTATGCGATTGTTGCTCAGAGTTGGTGCCAATCCTAGTATAGAGAATAACAATGGCAAGAATCCACAAGATATTGCTAATGAACGCAACTGCAGGCTCATGGCAGATATG CTCAGTCAGGCTCAACAGCAGAAAAAGACCATGTTTGAAAATGTGGAATATGAGTGGAATCTCTCAGATGACAATTTGACAGATGTctcagatgatgatgaaaatttcaAA AATGGTATGTCAACTCCTGAGAAAAAGAGCAGAGGAAGACCAGTCAGCATGCCAGGGTCAGGCTCTCCTGGGTGCCAGCGAAGTGCTGACCACTGTGGCCTGGGAGATCACCGTGGTTTAGGGGACTACCGAGGCAGTGAGCATCGGACTTCCTCATCTCGCTGGAGAGCTCAGCCACCTCTGCCACCTCCAGTGACCAGTAAACCAATAT TGCCTCTCAGTGGTAACCTGCCAGAGACACTCCAGAAGCGGCCAGCACCTAAACCCCCCACTGGTGTATCCCACCCCTCATCCTTCTACTCCACACGCTACTCAAGTCACTCCCGCACGCCCTCTGACCCTATGCTGGGACCCTCGCCTTACCACCCAGGCCTgcctcacaacaacaacaacaacaacagtggaggGGGTGGTAGCCTTGGGGGAATGGGGCACAAGAGGAGCCCATCAACTGATTCTAGTAATAGTGTGTTCTACCCtcaaccttcttcttcttccaacaccaccactacttcCTCTGGGGCTACACgcttctctctttcacataaCTTGCCCCCTGAGGCTAAGTCAG GTAGCACAAGTGATGGCAGATTATTGGACACAGACacatctccttcatcatctcctcAAGAGTCTCCAAATACGTTCATTAATGGAAGATCCACAGAATCTCTGTCTTCTCTTGTCTCAGATGACCCACGTCCTCCCCCAAGAAGG AGAATGGGTTCGGTGCGTCAGCGAAGATGTCAGGCACTTTATGACTGTGATGCAGATTTAGATGATGAGTTGAGCTTCACTGAGGGTGAGATAATAATTGTGTTGAAAGCAGAAACAGAAGATGGAGATTGGATGGAAGGCATGATAGAAGGCCAGCCCAACCGACGAGGAAAAGTGCCCATAAATTTTGTTCACATGTTGACTGACTAG